CATGAATCAACTTTATCAACACAATCAAATTCAAAACTATCTTGACCGCCGACTGGTCGACTTCTTTTGCGAGGTCAATGCTGACAACGCTTGGGTGGATGCGAAGACCCTGGCCTGCTGGGTATTTGAAACCAATAACCCTTCTGAATTTCAGCGGCAATACACAGCGAAGAAGTTGAGGAATATAACGGGCATTGCTCATACCAGTGCAGCTCGTTTGTCCTTCCTGGATAGGAGGCAGCAAGTAGTTAATAATCGCTATGTGCACACATATAAACTGTCAAAGATGTGTGAGGAGGCTGGCTCTGGGATGCGGAAGGGGAAGAAGAAGTCTGTCTGCATTATTGATTGACTGTTGCTAGATTAGTGAAAGGTCAAGAGGAAGCCGTTCGATATGAGCGGCTTTTTTATGCATCGAAGTTCATCTAAAATAGACAAGGATGAGGTCATGTTTAGCAATATAAAAGACTAGACTTAAAAAACGAAGTAGAAAAGCGAATGAAGACTTATTTGATTGAACAGTTCTTTGCGTTGATGGGTATCGAAACGCGTGTCGTCAATGCAGACAAAGGTGTGTTGGAGATCCCGAGCATGGTCGGTCTTCTTGTGGCCGTTAGCGAATCAAGGGAGAAGCAGCTGGCTGCCTTTGATGGGTTCCGTGAGTTGAGCAGTAGAAGCGGATGCACTATTGCTTCTTGCGTTCAGCTCGACAGTCCTCATGGCTCGACTGTTGTTCCTGGCATTGGACGAGTACCTGTCTTCACCGTGTTCTCTGGTCGCCTTGAAGACACGTTCAAGACGAATGGGCACAAGGTGATCAACAGGAGAGCGGCGACTGTTCTGGATGATTACGAGCGCCGTTCAAAGGCTCCTCTGGCCAAGACCGAATACTTGAGCTGGCTATGTAGGACCATCGGTGTCACCAGGCCCAAAGACCTTGCAGCTTTTCAGGATCTGATGGTGGAAGCAGACGCTGCAAAGGGTTCTGAAGTCATCCCTGCTATCGGTGAGTTGGCAATTGGTAGGGGTACGCGAACAGCAGTGCTCACTATCGGAGCTGATGTTGAGTTCGTCGATACCGAGCCTGTCGTATGTGAAAGTAGCTATTGCCTGTATGACCTTGAACGTCTTCAAGGTGAGATGACATCAGCCCAGGCGCACGTTGTCAATAAGATGGCAAGAGTCTTTGAAGAATGTTGTAAGACCAAGCAGACGATGAAAGCGACGGTCACTCCTGGAGTATCTGTTAATCAGTCAGCAACAGAGCAGGCGCTTGAATTGATGAGTGCATAGTCATTGCAATGTATCTGACGCTTTGCTCTGGTTGAATGGCAAGGGCATTTGTTTTGCACTTGTTAATATCTAGTCACATTTCTAATATATGAGAGTCTGGAAAAGATATTCAAAGATCCTCAATTATAGAAATAATCGTTTATATTATTGAAAGCGATGTGAATAGATTGATATTCAAATTGCTATCAGCTGTGTGTATGCGCAGTACCTATACAAAGATCAACAATCATCATTAATTATGTCCACTGAAACTAAAGCTCTTACTGACTTTGATTATTCGCCAGCTCACTGCGGAATGATCGTGGCCACTGTTGCTGCCAAGGTCGGTACTTATGCCGTCGAAGGAGGAATCCTCACGATGACTGCGAACGCTCAAGGCAATACCGATATCTGGTTCCCTGTTGAGATCTCTGCTGCGGAGGCTGCTCGTGCACAGATCGAAGCTCTCGATAAGGGAGCACAAGCAAAAGGGAGAGCAAGCTTCCGCTTCCAGGTGACTGGTCCTGTCGAGATGGATTACGCACCTTCAGAGCTGGCAGGAAATCCTGATCGTCAACTGAAGCTTCATGTCGCTGCTGCAACCGTCAGGCCTGTGCATCCGCGACCTGACGTCGACCCCCACAGCAACACCGTCTTTCTGTTTGGTCAGATCCAAGACAAGGGTTGGTCAATGGAGTTCATTCACTTGAACAGCAGTGTTGAAGATGACAAGAGTCCACTCGCCGTGAAGCTGACCAAGCAAGCACAGGCTGACGTTGCTCACCTCAAAGGCAAGAACGTCGCAGTCGTTGGATCGTTGAGTCGTCAGCAGAGCACGGAAGCTCGCACTGATGACAAGGGCACGACGTACAACCCCTATGACCACGTGAGCTTGGCCATCACTACTGCTCAAGAATGTGTGAGCTTTGCGGGTAAGTCGCGGTACAACGGTGGTGGTAAAAAGGCCCAGACCCCTGTTACTGACTACGAGTCTGGTTATGACGTCGACGGTGTCGATACCAGCAATGCCGCTATCGGCCTTGATGATCTGCCGTTCTGATCGAGGTCAGAGCAATGGATCCCAAGGACATTCGAGTCACGGTCTCGACCAATACTTGTTGCACGAACAAGACCCGACATCAAGGAGAGCACGAGCAATGGCAAAACGTTGCTCTGCCTCTTGGTGATCTCATCAATGAGTTTGTTCGTAAGGGCTATGCGTTCTGTCCATCGCTGTTCAGAGGTGGCTATCGCTCTGGTGCCAACGCTTTCGGAGGTGACACCGTTGTTATTGACGAGGATGAAGGCATCGATCCTGCTGTGATTGCCGAACTGCCTGTCTTTAAGGCATTCGGTATTGCGATCTGGCCCAGTGCCAGCAGCAGTGTCACTGCAGAGAAGAAGGGAGTTGATGGACAGGTCAGATCTCGTGTCTTGTTCCGTGTTGGCAGAAGTTTCAACACAGGTAAGCCCACGACTGCAATCGCATTGGAGAGGACAGCTGTCCACGTCGAGCGCATCGCAGTCAGTGAATACATCTATGACCGCTTCTGCAGAGAGCTCGGCATTGAAGGACTGCAGGACGACTGCGGTAAGACTGTTGGCCAGCTGATGTATGGCAACGACGGTAAGACTCCCGTCGAGTTCCAACGAGATGACGGAACAAA
Above is a window of Synechococcus sp. BIOS-E4-1 DNA encoding:
- a CDS encoding PriCT-2 domain-containing protein, with translation MDPKDIRVTVSTNTCCTNKTRHQGEHEQWQNVALPLGDLINEFVRKGYAFCPSLFRGGYRSGANAFGGDTVVIDEDEGIDPAVIAELPVFKAFGIAIWPSASSSVTAEKKGVDGQVRSRVLFRVGRSFNTGKPTTAIALERTAVHVERIAVSEYIYDRFCRELGIEGLQDDCGKTVGQLMYGNDGKTPVEFQRDDGTKSTYPCSTDSWLYLNDGCMPVDLMDQLIADFREQQGERLKPKARRTEEENEQDYQLALWILENDVLSEEVLTDRKSWTKVGMACRGISDDLKEPWLATCSRFDDGHYWRAWSYMEQNWERFSETSAIGIGTLIHYANESDKQWRYLCPFMGKTQKQFISPCFQLLRSHKPGTPGFFNFSLTGYES